A single genomic interval of Thiohalospira halophila DSM 15071 harbors:
- a CDS encoding tyrosine-type recombinase/integrase: protein MNWVGDDRVLRLEAMGAIVEKARERLLGAVDRGDPYERHNAMATYTGLGLALATGFRTVRTPIVDLTAIHAETRTLCLQEKDRWDGQDARLVPLPEAVYDQVGEYLRHLRQLWTQLPAARSAVLPIPATKARDQRVYGHEAFDLVLNRSLFFFEQSEEGHHKPVELTGDRLQRELNALVPGYWPIPNAGRHALRSWLIRHGAEANLVNALMGHAYYGEEHWAPTSALDPVAYRGGILPYLEQLTQTLGYRVVRS, encoded by the coding sequence GTGAACTGGGTTGGCGATGACCGGGTGCTGCGCCTTGAAGCGATGGGGGCGATCGTGGAGAAGGCGCGGGAACGGTTGTTGGGAGCCGTTGATAGGGGCGATCCCTACGAACGACACAACGCCATGGCTACCTACACCGGTCTTGGTCTCGCCCTGGCCACGGGCTTTCGGACCGTTCGGACTCCCATCGTCGATCTCACCGCGATCCACGCGGAAACACGGACCCTGTGTCTGCAGGAGAAGGACCGCTGGGATGGTCAGGACGCTCGGTTGGTCCCTCTGCCAGAGGCGGTTTACGACCAGGTTGGCGAGTACCTCCGCCATCTGCGGCAGCTCTGGACGCAGCTCCCGGCCGCCCGTTCGGCCGTACTCCCAATCCCGGCCACCAAGGCTCGGGATCAACGCGTGTACGGCCATGAGGCGTTCGATCTGGTCCTCAACCGCTCCTTGTTCTTCTTCGAGCAATCAGAGGAGGGCCACCACAAGCCCGTGGAATTGACCGGGGACCGCCTACAGAGAGAACTCAATGCCCTGGTCCCCGGCTACTGGCCGATACCGAATGCGGGCCGGCACGCCCTGCGGAGCTGGCTCATTCGCCATGGCGCGGAGGCCAATCTCGTCAACGCGCTCATGGGACACGCCTACTACGGCGAAGAGCACTGGGCGCCGACCTCGGCGCTGGATCCGGTCGCCTATCGAGGCGGGATCCTGCCGTACCTCGAACAGCTTACCCAGACCCTGGGTTACCGCGTGGTGCGGTCTTGA